A section of the Elusimicrobiota bacterium genome encodes:
- a CDS encoding NADP oxidoreductase, producing the protein MERARIATVWLDGCSGCHMSFLDLDEALLVLADRIELVYSPLVDQKEFPENVDVTLVEGSVSSVEDEEKIRRIRSRTKILVSLGDCAVTSNVPSMRNPLKPEAILRRAYIENVTVQAQIPNQDVPPLLPEARPVHETVKVDVFVPGCPPSAGLIGSVLTELLEGRTPDLAGQVRFG; encoded by the coding sequence ATGGAACGGGCTCGGATCGCAACGGTTTGGCTGGATGGTTGTTCGGGCTGTCACATGTCCTTTTTGGATTTGGATGAAGCGTTGTTGGTGTTAGCGGACCGGATCGAGCTGGTTTACAGCCCGCTGGTTGACCAGAAGGAGTTCCCTGAGAACGTGGATGTCACGTTGGTGGAAGGGTCCGTAAGCAGCGTGGAGGATGAAGAGAAAATCCGCCGGATCCGCAGCCGGACCAAGATCCTTGTTTCGCTCGGCGACTGTGCGGTGACTTCGAACGTGCCCTCCATGCGTAATCCGCTGAAGCCGGAAGCTATTCTCCGACGGGCTTACATCGAAAACGTGACGGTCCAGGCGCAGATCCCGAATCAGGACGTCCCGCCGCTTTTGCCCGAGGCCCGGCCCGTCCATGAAACGGTCAAAGTGGATGTTTTCGTGCCCGGTTGCCCGCCCTCCGCCGGGCTGATCGGTTCGGTTTTGACGGAACTCTTGGAAGGACGCACCCCGGATCTGGCCGGGCAAGTGCGCTTTGGGTAA
- the hoxU gene encoding bidirectional hydrogenase complex protein HoxU, which yields MSPLSTLTPRVKTLKINGLDVSASEGEKILDVARQNGIQIPTLCQLDGLTSVGACRLCLVEVKGTPKLLPACVTSVEEGMEVTTTSERLVKYRQMILELLFSERNHICSVCVSNGHCDLQGMAQAHGMTHVRFPYLYPQQGVDASHRRYVMDHNRCILCARCVRVCDEIEGAHTWDIQGRGGDAFVITDFNQPWGESQTCTSCGKCVQVCPTGALSEKGKSVAEMTKKREFVPYLTLMREEL from the coding sequence ATGAGTCCTCTGAGCACCCTCACGCCGCGGGTTAAGACGTTAAAAATAAATGGGTTGGATGTCAGCGCCAGTGAAGGCGAAAAAATTCTCGATGTGGCCCGGCAGAATGGCATTCAAATTCCAACACTCTGTCAGCTGGACGGTTTAACCTCTGTCGGGGCCTGCCGGCTATGTTTGGTTGAAGTGAAGGGCACCCCCAAACTTCTACCGGCCTGCGTGACCTCCGTGGAAGAGGGGATGGAAGTCACAACGACTTCCGAGCGGCTGGTCAAATACCGTCAGATGATCCTGGAGCTCTTGTTTTCCGAGCGCAACCACATTTGCTCGGTCTGTGTCTCGAACGGCCACTGTGACCTCCAAGGGATGGCCCAGGCGCACGGGATGACGCATGTGCGTTTCCCTTATCTGTATCCCCAGCAGGGGGTCGACGCCTCTCATCGCCGTTATGTGATGGACCATAACCGATGCATTCTCTGCGCACGGTGTGTGCGGGTCTGCGATGAAATTGAAGGTGCCCACACCTGGGATATTCAGGGGCGCGGCGGGGACGCTTTCGTGATAACAGATTTTAATCAGCCGTGGGGGGAATCCCAGACCTGTACCAGTTGTGGCAAGTGCGTGCAGGTATGCCCTACCGGCGCGTTATCGGAAAAGGGTAAGTCGGTGGCCGAGATGACGAAAAAGAGAGAATTTGTCCCTTATCTGACGCTGATGCGGGAGGAGTTGTAA
- a CDS encoding NuoF family protein — protein sequence MTPEELQEQAEKRRAEQKDTPHQIRVCVAAGCISTQSDQVKEALVKGLSPELQKTCQVNGVGCMGLCKEGPLVSVDDTLYKAVSAADAPELINSLSQTPVQRLLCDSKAPFFSRQKKIVLENSGKINPEVIEDYIAADGYVALHKALAEMTPLQVNEQVTISGLRGRGGAGFPTGLKWSTVAKGAAGQKYVICNADEGDPGAFMDRSVLESDPHRVLEGMAIAGYAVGANQGYIYIRAEYPLAIQRLKLAIRQAERLELLGKNIFGTTFSFHVELRIGAGAFVCGEETALIASIEGKRGTPRPRPPFPAESGLWGRPTLINNVETFANIAPILRNGGSWFAGIGTEKSKGTKVFALAGKITNTGLIEIPMGITLREIIFDIGGGIPDGRKFKAVQTGGPSGGCIPEQYLDMPIDYESLAKAGSIMGSGGMIVMDDTSCMVDVAKFFMEFCMTESCGKCVPCRVGTVQLHGLLCRITDGTATMDDLSQLEELCDMVRSTSLCGLGQTAPNPVVSTLRYFKEEYLAHIQEKRCLAGVCKITVPHAAGVSR from the coding sequence ATGACTCCCGAAGAACTGCAAGAACAAGCTGAAAAACGGCGAGCGGAACAAAAGGATACCCCGCACCAGATTCGGGTTTGCGTCGCGGCCGGATGTATCTCGACTCAGAGCGACCAGGTCAAAGAGGCCCTTGTGAAAGGGTTAAGCCCGGAGCTCCAGAAGACCTGCCAGGTGAATGGGGTCGGATGTATGGGGCTCTGTAAGGAAGGTCCGCTCGTTTCCGTTGACGACACGCTGTACAAGGCTGTTTCGGCGGCTGATGCACCGGAACTGATCAACAGCTTGAGTCAGACGCCGGTTCAACGTCTCTTGTGCGATTCGAAGGCGCCGTTCTTTTCCAGGCAGAAGAAGATTGTTCTGGAAAACTCAGGAAAGATTAATCCGGAAGTGATCGAAGATTATATCGCGGCCGATGGTTACGTCGCCCTTCATAAAGCGCTTGCGGAAATGACGCCGCTTCAGGTCAATGAGCAGGTCACGATCAGTGGTTTGCGCGGCCGCGGCGGGGCGGGTTTCCCGACCGGTTTGAAGTGGAGCACCGTCGCTAAAGGGGCGGCCGGGCAGAAGTACGTTATCTGCAATGCGGACGAAGGCGACCCCGGGGCTTTTATGGACCGCAGCGTGTTGGAAAGCGATCCGCACCGGGTTCTAGAAGGGATGGCGATCGCCGGCTATGCGGTGGGGGCCAACCAGGGATACATTTATATCCGTGCGGAATATCCGCTGGCCATCCAGCGATTAAAACTGGCGATCCGCCAAGCAGAGCGGCTGGAACTGCTTGGGAAAAACATTTTTGGAACAACTTTCAGCTTTCATGTGGAGTTGCGAATCGGTGCCGGTGCTTTTGTTTGTGGCGAGGAAACAGCGCTCATCGCTTCTATCGAAGGCAAGCGCGGAACGCCGCGGCCGCGGCCTCCCTTTCCGGCCGAGTCCGGGCTCTGGGGACGTCCCACCCTGATCAATAACGTGGAAACCTTCGCCAATATCGCGCCCATCCTTCGCAACGGAGGGAGTTGGTTTGCCGGCATCGGCACGGAAAAAAGCAAGGGCACCAAGGTGTTTGCCCTGGCCGGAAAGATTACGAACACCGGTCTCATTGAAATCCCGATGGGGATTACGTTGCGCGAGATTATTTTCGATATCGGCGGGGGAATTCCGGATGGCCGGAAATTCAAGGCCGTTCAGACCGGGGGGCCGTCAGGTGGTTGCATCCCCGAACAGTACCTGGACATGCCCATCGATTATGAATCGCTGGCCAAAGCCGGATCGATCATGGGGTCGGGCGGGATGATCGTCATGGACGACACCTCCTGCATGGTGGATGTGGCCAAATTCTTTATGGAGTTCTGCATGACCGAATCCTGCGGGAAGTGCGTCCCCTGCCGGGTCGGCACCGTGCAATTGCATGGGCTCCTCTGCCGGATCACCGATGGAACCGCCACGATGGATGATCTGTCCCAACTGGAAGAGCTGTGTGATATGGTTCGGAGCACCAGTCTCTGCGGTTTGGGTCAAACCGCTCCCAATCCGGTGGTGAGTACGCTCCGGTATTTTAAAGAAGAGTATCTCGCGCATATTCAAGAAAAACGATGCCTAGCCGGGGTCTGTAAAATAACGGTTCCCCATGCCGCAGGAGTAAGCCGATGA
- the hoxE gene encoding bidirectional hydrogenase complex protein HoxE — protein MMANHKLPVSPSDDKRWKLVDATMRRHGYKSHALIETLHTVQECFGYLDDVALRFVSGSLHVPPSRAYGVVTFYHFFTMKPPGEHTCVVCMGTACYIKGAKAVVDGLQSHLGVHAGETTPDKKVSFLTARCLGSCGLAPAVVFDGVMSGNVTAEKAVERIERWKQ, from the coding sequence ATGATGGCCAATCATAAGCTGCCGGTTTCTCCATCCGACGACAAGCGTTGGAAGTTGGTGGACGCCACCATGCGTCGGCATGGATACAAATCGCACGCACTGATCGAGACGCTCCATACGGTGCAGGAGTGTTTTGGCTACCTCGATGATGTCGCGCTGCGTTTCGTGTCCGGCAGCCTGCATGTGCCGCCCAGTCGCGCGTACGGCGTAGTGACCTTCTACCACTTCTTCACAATGAAGCCTCCAGGGGAACATACCTGCGTGGTCTGCATGGGGACGGCTTGCTATATCAAAGGCGCCAAAGCCGTGGTCGATGGCCTTCAGTCTCACTTAGGGGTCCACGCGGGTGAAACCACTCCTGATAAAAAGGTTTCATTTTTGACCGCCCGTTGCTTGGGATCCTGCGGATTGGCCCCGGCCGTTGTATTCGATGGGGTCATGAGCGGCAATGTCACGGCCGAAAAAGCCGTGGAACGAATTGAGAGATGGAAACAATGA
- a CDS encoding sodium-translocating pyrophosphatase, which produces MGGLSFASPFEIRAIWVVLGIAITGLAYAWILRSQMLKKDKGTEKMQEVWNAIRTGANAYLRRQRNTIIPLIVGLTVVLFLSVYVVPPTTEALERFAGVDPYRVRIYIGIGRAVAFIMGAVFSLLVGQLGMRMAVEGNVRVASAARRSFKEALQIAYRSGTITGMLTDGLGLFGGTIIFMIFGLAAPDALLGFGFGGTLLALFMRVGGGIYTKAADVGADLVGKVEAGIPEDDPRNAAVVADLVGDNVGDCAGMAADIFESYEVTIVSGLILGLALVSITKELKWIIFPLLVRGIGVLSSIIGTYLVRGGSDDEKSDALSAINKGFYSSAAISLVAFFILAKYYMHEWRAFLSVAAGILLAVSLDELTKYFTHTAHKPVKDIAASSRTGSATLILKGLSIGFEAAVWQTVVIGLTVMTAILIYWGQPVVYVLYGVAMTGIGMLTLTGNNVAMDSFGPIADNANGIGEMAGLEPKARQIMADLDAVGNTTKAITKGVAIGSAVIAAVSLFGSFLTDVTQVQARMGVPEALRMLSTGIRISVPSVFIGLLIGGALPWLFSSLTINAVARAAALIVDEVRRQFRIPGLMEGKVTPDYAKVVGICTVAAQGELIGLALITVLTPLLVGMLLGVEALGGFLAGAILSGQLLAVFMATAGGAWDNAKKMIEDGNHGGKGSDCHKAAVVGDTVGDPLKDTSGPALNPMIKVINLVSLLAAPILVQYTGFSIGLVVTSVVFVVVIGVAILSSKREATVSL; this is translated from the coding sequence ATGGGTGGTTTGTCATTTGCGAGTCCGTTTGAAATTAGGGCTATTTGGGTTGTTCTGGGCATCGCCATTACGGGTCTGGCTTATGCGTGGATTCTTCGTTCTCAGATGCTTAAGAAGGATAAGGGAACGGAAAAGATGCAGGAAGTCTGGAATGCCATTCGTACGGGAGCCAACGCCTATCTTCGCCGGCAGCGAAATACCATCATTCCTCTGATTGTTGGTCTAACGGTTGTCCTCTTTCTTTCCGTTTATGTCGTTCCACCCACCACGGAAGCGCTGGAGCGTTTTGCCGGGGTGGATCCGTACCGCGTCAGGATTTATATCGGTATCGGGCGCGCGGTGGCTTTTATTATGGGTGCGGTTTTCTCCTTGCTTGTCGGCCAGTTGGGAATGCGCATGGCGGTTGAAGGCAATGTGCGCGTGGCCTCGGCGGCGCGGCGGAGCTTTAAAGAGGCGCTTCAGATTGCCTACCGCTCCGGCACGATTACCGGCATGCTCACGGATGGTCTGGGCCTTTTCGGCGGCACCATCATCTTTATGATTTTTGGACTGGCGGCGCCGGATGCGCTTCTGGGATTTGGTTTCGGGGGGACGCTGCTCGCGCTCTTCATGCGTGTGGGTGGCGGCATTTATACGAAAGCCGCGGACGTCGGAGCGGATCTCGTCGGCAAAGTGGAGGCCGGTATTCCGGAAGATGATCCGCGCAACGCGGCCGTTGTGGCCGACCTGGTCGGAGACAACGTGGGGGACTGCGCTGGAATGGCCGCGGACATCTTTGAATCCTATGAAGTCACGATTGTGTCCGGGCTGATCCTGGGGCTTGCGCTTGTTTCGATCACCAAAGAGCTGAAGTGGATTATTTTCCCGCTTCTGGTTCGCGGCATCGGCGTGCTTTCCTCGATTATCGGAACCTACCTGGTTCGCGGTGGTTCGGATGACGAAAAAAGCGATGCCTTGTCCGCCATCAATAAAGGCTTTTATTCTTCGGCGGCCATTTCACTCGTGGCCTTCTTTATTCTCGCGAAGTACTACATGCACGAATGGCGGGCCTTCCTATCGGTGGCCGCCGGTATCCTTCTGGCGGTTTCACTCGATGAGTTGACCAAGTATTTCACGCATACGGCGCACAAGCCGGTGAAAGACATCGCCGCCTCTTCCCGCACGGGTTCGGCGACTCTTATTCTGAAAGGTCTGTCGATCGGGTTTGAAGCCGCGGTTTGGCAAACCGTTGTGATCGGTCTGACCGTGATGACGGCCATCCTGATTTACTGGGGCCAGCCGGTCGTCTATGTGCTTTATGGTGTAGCCATGACCGGCATCGGGATGTTGACGCTGACCGGAAACAACGTGGCGATGGATTCGTTTGGTCCCATCGCGGATAACGCCAATGGAATCGGTGAAATGGCTGGTCTGGAGCCCAAGGCGCGCCAGATCATGGCGGATCTGGATGCGGTGGGCAACACCACGAAAGCCATCACCAAGGGTGTGGCCATTGGTTCGGCGGTGATCGCGGCGGTTTCGCTCTTCGGTTCGTTCCTGACGGACGTAACCCAGGTGCAGGCACGGATGGGTGTTCCGGAAGCACTGCGCATGCTGTCTACCGGCATCCGCATATCGGTTCCCTCGGTTTTCATTGGGTTGTTGATCGGTGGTGCGTTGCCGTGGTTGTTCTCGTCACTGACCATTAATGCTGTGGCGCGTGCCGCCGCCCTGATTGTGGACGAAGTTCGCCGGCAGTTCCGCATTCCCGGTCTAATGGAGGGGAAAGTGACGCCGGATTATGCGAAAGTGGTCGGAATCTGTACTGTGGCGGCCCAGGGAGAGCTGATCGGGCTTGCGCTCATCACGGTTCTGACGCCGCTCCTCGTGGGCATGCTTCTGGGTGTTGAAGCGCTGGGTGGATTCCTCGCCGGCGCGATTCTTTCCGGACAGTTGCTGGCGGTATTTATGGCCACAGCCGGCGGGGCGTGGGACAACGCCAAGAAAATGATTGAAGACGGTAACCATGGCGGGAAGGGATCCGATTGTCACAAAGCCGCGGTGGTGGGCGATACGGTGGGAGATCCTCTCAAGGATACCTCCGGCCCGGCGCTTAACCCGATGATCAAAGTCATTAATCTGGTGTCCTTGCTGGCGGCTCCGATTCTGGTCCAGTATACCGGCTTCTCCATCGGCCTGGTCGTGACCTCGGTGGTGTTTGTCGTCGTGATCGGGGTCGCGATTCTGTCGTCTAAACGGGAGGCGACTGTATCTCTATGA